gtattataaaatgctTATTAACTGGACGAGCCAGAAGATCAAGGAGACGTACGCCACACATAATgcatttgattttaaaaatggtACAAAGCTTGcttaaataatgattaatgagTGCCAGCAGTTACTTATTTCCTTGCTCCTGCCATTGCTAGGTTTCATTTTTGAGCAGTTTCTATATACATTGGAGTTAATTGGCAGTTAGGGACAGAACATAGATCTGAGGGTGTTGAGGGTCGGTTGGCTCCTTCGGGAGAAGTTTTTGAAGTGTCATCTGCTAGGCAGTTGACCTGGTCCCCTAACAACCGAAGGTGTTGTCCCCATGTCAGGGTTTTGTCCCTAGCCTCCACAGAGAGCCGTGTATGGTTCATTGAGGGGGGTGCCTCAGTTGGTGGTACCTGCAAGACTTGCGAGAGGTGTTAGTATTGGGTGTGTGAATAATTATTGAGCAACCTGAGCACGGTGCAACTTGAACCACCAACTTGAGGCTTATAGCCCATTACCTCTGCAAACTGTACACAACTCTTTGCGGAGGCTGGGGACAAAACCTTGACATGGGGACAATACCTTCGGTTGTTGGGGGACCGGGTTGGCTGCTTGGCGGACTACATTTCAAAGACTTCTTCCGAAGGAGCCGACCGACCctcaacatatataaattacaatGAAACTCATAAAGCATAAGAAAGTAACAATAAAatcctttaatagttttaatccTCCAAGTAGGTCCTTCTATGCTGCATTTTGGACGACTATCATGTGTAAGGAAGCTCTTTAGTAATTAATCTAGAATATTTGGAATACTATTGAAGACATTTGACCTTTTGTTTAGTTTCTGTCAATAATGCTGTTAGTTTGATTCGAAATCTTGATTGAATTTGTTTCCTTTTCAAAATTCTGGAATTGAAGAGGCAGAATCATAGAACTTGGAGATTTTAGGGAAATTGAAAGTTGCTTGAGCTATTTATTTGTAGAGTTGTTGGTACTGCCACTCTTTTATGATAATATTTCATCTGCTACTCTTCTGCGCCTATCTATTGCAGTTCGGAATTTTGACCGTTCTTTGATAAATGCTCCTGGACCTTGTGTTCTCTTTGCTACACCTGGTATGATTGTTGGTGGCTTTTCACTCGAGGTTTTTATGCAGTGGGCGCCTTCGGAAAACAATCTCGTGACATTGCCTGGGTATGGTCTTGTTATACGTTATCAAGCATATATATCCTAAATGGCTGCTAGTATTGTTACTTCTATAAGATGAAACGTATAAATAGTTCGAATATCATATTTAACCACTGTAACTCAtttaaagagaataaaaatctATGTTATTTGGACTTGGTTGTGAGTTCTGAATACAAGTATGTGTCTGACATGAGTATATTTTTTCATATCCCAATTCCCATGCCTTGAAATGTGTTGGACACGGGTACTTCTGGTAATACACATTGGTCTATCCCGTGTTTATGTGCACCTGCGGTTCCTTCTTACTTGAGAGGCATTATGCACATTAGAATTATGTTTGTTTGAGTTTCTATTACTCTCATTTTTCTAATTCTGTAGGTATTGTGTGGCCGGAACCATAGGCCATAAGTTAATGTCTGGTAAACCGACCAAAATTGATTTGGACAAGGACACTCAAATCAATGTGCGATGCCAGGTTGATTCTCATCTCCTAAAGCTTAagattttctcattttcttcaacTTTTTGTTTCACCTTTTTCGAGCTTATTTTCATTTCTGCAATTTACTGCATTTAAATCTGTCCCCTCCATTAATTAAAAACGAAAATCATTTATATGCATGTGGACTGTGTTTCGGATCCctccccttttttattttgtaactcTTGGAGTAAATATTTACCAAAAAAGAAGAGCAGCTAATGAACAAAATCAAAAGGAGTCTTTTACAAGGCAGCTGAGCGTAAAACTTTTTGTGGACTCGTCTTATAATATAGGGAACTACTATTTTCTTGAATGTAATGTCGCATGGCAATGTTAGAAACcgattaatattaaaaacatgaaagTCTTTTAAGTTCGGAAATCTACGAATGACCGAAAGCCTGCACGgttttttctcttatttggCTAGACCGAGAGGCGACACTGATTAGTAATTTTGATATTCTAGTTTTGGTTGCACCGAAGTTTATTGGTATCCTTTGTATTAAGTTCATGATGGTTGTATCTGATTGTTTTCAATGTTATTTTGACTCGGGTGTGAATATTTAATATGgatattttggttgtaattagccTGAACATATGATTTGTGTTGCAGATTCATCAGCTATCTTTCAGTCCTCATACCGACGCCAAGGGTATTATGGATCTTGTCAAATTTCTCTCACCCAAACATGCTATACTTGTACATGGTGAGAAGCCGAAAATGGCCACTCTTAAAGAAAGGATTCAGTCTGAACTTGGGATCCAGTGTTATTGTCCAGCAAACAATGAAACAGTCACCATTCCTTCGACACACTATGTGAAAGCAGATGCTTCAGGTACCTTTATCCGAAGTTGCTTGAACCCAAACTTCAAGTTCTCAACATGTAGTTCAACCGATAAATCTTATTTGGATTCAAACAAATCAAAGGCCGTTTCAAGGCTTTCTGTAAGTGATGATAGAGCTACAGAAGGTATCTTAGTAGTCGAAAAAGGCAAAAAGGCAAAAGTTATACACCAAGATGAATTTCTACATATGTTGGGAGAAAAAAAGCATGAGATTCAGTTTGCTTATTGTTTCCCGATGCATATGGCCCGAACCGAAGACCTCTCTTCCACTTCCCATATGCTCTGCAGTTTTGACAAATGCACTTTGATTAGTCGATTATCAATGATACTATCAGATGAACTTTCCGAAGGTAACATACTGGATTTAGGGGAAGAACTTCAAGTAGAATCATTCCATGTATCCGTTTGTTCGTCAGATAATTGTCCTCATAGATTATCTAGTAGTCTTCAGAATGGTTCGGAATCAGTGTTCTTTTGTTGTCATTGGTCAGTGGCTGATGAAAAACTTGCATGGAAAATCATTTCAATCATGAAAAATTCTACTTTATAAACTACTTGAAGATCTTCTCTGGACTATAGATAATGATTTGGCAATGGAGCCAAAGTGGACTTGGTCTCGGTTACATGTATGTGTTTGATATACGAGtatgttttaactttttaagtttttccttATGTTTGGAggattttattttgaacaatttcattataggttttgaatcttctgatcatatttgttctttttgacacaatatctAGAATTACTCATAGGTCATTtctaactcataaataagaagataatgctCGGATCTGCATCCACTTGCATTGGCAACAATGTCAATACCAATTAAGTTAAAACTTAATAGACTTGAAAGATTTTTAAATGGTCCGAACTTCATACATATGATTGAATATACATGGGTctttaatacttaaaaaaatagttagagcatcattaatttttattaatatatatttcaaaaattatctCATCATTCCGGTACttgttttatttgttctttcttttttaattttaatattaaataaaagcaagttattgaaaccaaaattatatcaagttaaaaggaaaataaatataaaggaaaagcaaaaacaaatgTTTGTTACTATTATGGTAAAAATGacaattatttttagatattttatctaaatgaatacccaaaataaacttaaatttgtaattttatcaatttttcttGTTCGAAATTTTAGTACAAAAatttttactttgaattttaaaaataaaaacattaaaatttggattaagttaatttattaacttttgaattaaaacatgtttatgtttttgagttaggttaaatcttgaaaaatatttatttgagcTCATTCAAGttgatttcaataattttttgtccaaattcttctaaattttgAGTAGACTTTCAAACTTAAACGAATAATTTGACCGATAAATAAGTTTAAGTTAAACTAACTTGAATTCAAATTAACTTGTCCAAACTTAATTTAAACGGTAATAGATAACTCTgcatttaataagaaaattggTTGGTttagttgttttaatttaaaattattttctcggGATCAATTcaagttaatttaaataattcattttattattctaaaaaaatataaaattccaaaaatattttgtaattaaagtgtattattattaaaattttaattcggATCACAACAGTCTGACCCGAATAAAAATCCACATTGTCAAACAGTCAAAGCTAACTTAAGCAGAATCGGATAACCCGAACCATTTGATAAAAACCATGTTGTTTTATATTTCGGCTTGCATTAGCTTTGCCGCCTTGTAGCGAACTATGGTTCGCAGGCTTTGTTCCCGCCTCTTTTTCTTCAGAATTCCGAAACCCTGCTGGCCGCCACGACCGCCACCTTTTTCAAGGTCTTTATTTAactctttatatatttaattttctccTGAAAATCTgagatttaaatgaaaatataaaaagaaaataaaacccaaTTGGTTTGCAGGTCAGAATCTCCTTTAAATCCATTGCTAAGCTCTTCAACAAGTCATCTTAATGGcgggttttacccgaattttcaAGGTAATATTCTtgcttttctctttttaaaCCGATTGATACTATTCATTTACGTGTAAAATATCAGTTTTTCTTATACCCATTTCATGAATTTTGTCTTGTGAATGTATGTGAAGAAGCCATTAGTTATTTGTTTTAGAATTAGGTGCAACTATGCAATGTAGTCAATGTGTTTGTAAAAAGTATTGACGGAAAGTGTTTCTATGCGTTTACGCATAAAATGTCATTTTCTCTAATACccattttatgaatttgatctCTTGAATGTATGTTAAGAAGCCCTTAGTTATTTTAGCTCGTTATTTTGAATT
The sequence above is a segment of the Gossypium raimondii isolate GPD5lz chromosome 4, ASM2569854v1, whole genome shotgun sequence genome. Coding sequences within it:
- the LOC105780659 gene encoding cleavage and polyadenylation specificity factor subunit 3-II, which translates into the protein MAIDCLVLGAGQEVGKSCMVVSINGKRIMFDCGMHMGYTDSRRYPDFSLISKNGDFDNALTCVIVTHFHLDHIGALPYFTEVCGYKGPIYMTYPTKALAPLMLEDYRKNMDRRGEDEQFTSDHIAECMKKVIPVDLKQTVQVDKDLQIRAYYAGHVIGAAMFYAKVGDAAMVYTGDYNMTPDRHLGAAQIDRLQLDLLITESTYATTIRDSRYGREREFLKAVHNCVAAGGKVLIPTFALGRAQELCILLEDYWERMNLKVPIYFSAGLTIQANMYYKMLINWTSQKIKETYATHNAFDFKNVRNFDRSLINAPGPCVLFATPGMIVGGFSLEVFMQWAPSENNLVTLPGYCVAGTIGHKLMSGKPTKIDLDKDTQINVRCQIHQLSFSPHTDAKGIMDLVKFLSPKHAILVHGEKPKMATLKERIQSELGIQCYCPANNETVTIPSTHYVKADASGTFIRSCLNPNFKFSTCSSTDKSYLDSNKSKAVSRLSVSDDRATEGILVVEKGKKAKVIHQDEFLHMLGEKKHEIQFAYCFPMHMARTEDLSSTSHMLCSFDKCTLISRLSMILSDELSEGNILDLGEELQVESFHVSVCSSDNCPHRLSSSLQNGSESVFFCCHWSVADEKLAWKIISIMKNSTL